The Gemmatimonadota bacterium DNA segment GCAGACACTTTATTGAGCACATCGCGATCATCTATTTGATTGACCGGAAACGCGACCGGATGCGTCTGGCGATTGAGCGCAGAGAGAATCGCCTGGCGAATCCACCACACCGCATAAGTGATAAATTTGTACCCGCGTTCAGGATCATAAGTTTGGGTAGCGCGTATAAGGCCCATATTGCCTTCGGCAATGAGATCGGAAAGGGGCAACCCGCGCCCCGTGTATTCGCCAGCCACGCGCACAACAAAGCGCAAATTGGCTGTAATGAGATGATCCAGCGCCTTTTGATCGCCCTTACGCGCGGCATTTATGGCTTTGACCTCGTCCTCGCGGGAAAGAGGAGTGTATTTGCGAATATCGCGCAAATAAAGATCTGTAAGCTGGCCCTGAGCCTGCGAAGGAGAATCGCTTTTAGTTAAGGATTCTGCTGATTTTTTTAATTCTTTTTTCATAGTTTTAATTCCAGTGTCTCGACAGTTGGTGTAGAATGAAAAAATGGTACGGACTGACACGTCGATTGGTTGAGCGTTTGACACGCTGGACAGAGACGCTCTTCAACTCTGAGATCACAGGGCAAACACGCGCAGATACTGGCTATGGTTTGGGTTAGCGTTTTGCGTATATGCTTGTAGTGTTCAATCTGTTCTTCAACTTCTTTAAGGCGTTCATTGAGATCTTCGAGAATATCATGCGCGAGTTCGCCTGCAGTTTTGTTTTGCTCTCGTTTGTCAATAATGACCTTGATGTGTTCGAGATCAAACTCCATCTCTTTAAGACTCAAAATCATGCGCAACCGCGTCAGTTGCTCGTGGGAATAACATCGAAAACCGCCGCTACTTCGACATTCGGGATATATCAGACCCATCTCTTCGTAATAGCGCACTGTACGGGTAGTCGTACCGGCTTCTTTTGCCAATTTCCCAATATGCATCAAACCATCATCGCATTTTGACACAACAAATCACCTCGTTTTTATGGATAGAACAGACAAACTTTGACGTTACGTTAAAGTTAGGCACAAAATATACCCCAACACAACATCAATGTCAACGAAAAACTTTGACGTTACGTTAAGGTTGGGCAATCAGCTGTCTTAATGATGGAACAAACGCACCCCGGTCATAACCAGAAGCATACCGTATTCATCACAGGCTGCGATAACATCGTCGTCGCGCACGGAGCCCCCGGTCTCAACCACGTATTTGACACCCGTGCGAGCGGCGCGATCAATATTATCTCGAAAGGGAATAAACGCATCGGAACTGAGCACAATCTCGTCCATCTGTCCAATCCACCCTCGCCGCGCCTTCTCCTTCAAAGGAGAAGGCACAGTATCGAAACAACCTTCCCAAATCCGACGTTCCTCACGCGTCATATTGCCGCGCAAATAAGCTTCAATAGCGTTGATCTTTTCGGGACGCTTTAGCCCTCTTCTAAATTTGAAATTGAGAATATCCGGATGCTGGCGCAAATACCACGCTTCGGCCTTACCCGCGGCAATCTCCGTACACGCCAGACGATTTTGCTGCCCGGCACCATTGCCGATAACCTGTCCATCAAAGGCAAAACACATCGAATTGGACTGCGTGTACTTCAGAACAAGAGTCGCCACGAGCATATCGCGCTCTGATTCGGGAGAAACCTCTTTATTCTTTGTCACAATATTCGTTAAAATATCCGTATTAATGGCTTTGGTATTGCGCGTCTGTTCCAGAACAATGCCAAAAACATCGCGAGACTCCGGGCCAGCAGGCGCATATGATTCATCCATCTGAAGAATGGGATAACTGCCGCCTTTTTTCTTCTTGAGAATATCGAACGCCTCCGGTTGATACCCCGGAGCAATAATGCCATCGGACACTTCGCGGCTGAGCAAACGCGCAGTCGGTTGATCCACCTCATCACTCAAAGCCACCCAGTCGCCAAAAGAGGATAGCCTATCCGCACCCCGAGCGCGGGCATAAGCCGTAGCCAGAGGCGAAAGATCGAGATCATCGACAAAATACGCCCTTTGCAGCGCATCGGAAATGGGAACAGCAACAGCCGCACCAGCAGGGCTTAAGTGTTTGAAAGACGCGGCTGCCGGCAGATTGAGCACCTCTTTAAGCTCGCGCACGAGTTGCCAGGAATTGAGCGCGTCGAGCAGGTTGATATAACCCGGCGCTCCATTGAGCACCGTAAAGGGCAATTTGCCACTGGGAGAGTACGCACGCGCATCAGATTGATGCGGATTGCAACCATAGCGCAGAGTCAGTCCATCTTGAGACATAAGACAATCCTTTTGGAAAAAGCAGTCAGCTTTTAGCTATCAGCTATCAGCAAAAAGCCTGTGTTTTTGGTTTTTCTGACCGCTGACTGCTGATAGCCACAAAAAAAGCCCAATCCTATAGCGGATTGAGCCCAGGCGATCGACCCCTTAAATTTTAGTTCTAACGCTTCCTTCCGGTCATTTCCGGATATTCGCCAGTTGCGTCAGATACAATTGGTAGAATCAATATAACGGGAGACTACATATATGTCAACAGTCATCAGCCCGCCCCTCTGTCAGCACCCGATACAATTTCCGTCGCACCTGTTTCAGTGGTCACAAAACAGAGCAATTGCTCGGGATCAGCCAGGTCGAAAACAACGGGCGAATGCGTAGTGGTCAAAATTTGGGCACGCGCCCTGTCCTCGTGCTGTGCTACCGCACTGAATGCTTTAAAAACCGCTTCTACCGCGCCGGAATGGAGACCATTTTCCGGAACTTCGAACAAACATATTCCATCGCCATCGGGCACATAAGCCAACAATGTTAGAGCCAGCAATCGCAGAGTCCCATCGGACAACATCCACGACGGTGTCTCGAGATCATTGTGGTGCTTAACCACGAGATAGCAGTGTTGATCTTCGGGACGCACAACCGTGTAAACAGTGGATAAACCCGGCAAAACAGTGCGCAACAGCGCCAGCCAGGCCGCATGCCTGTCCGACTCATTCACTTTCAGGTCAGCGACCACCCAGGGCAGATTAGCACCATCGGACAACAGATTGCGCGGTTGTCCCGGCGGACTGGGGCGGCGAATCCGTTCTCCGTTGAGATCGA contains these protein-coding regions:
- a CDS encoding RNA polymerase sigma factor RpoD/SigA, with translation MKKELKKSAESLTKSDSPSQAQGQLTDLYLRDIRKYTPLSREDEVKAINAARKGDQKALDHLITANLRFVVRVAGEYTGRGLPLSDLIAEGNMGLIRATQTYDPERGYKFITYAVWWIRQAILSALNRQTHPVAFPVNQIDDRDVLNKVSAALSQASGRVPTIDELASETDFSPRRVHKALQTSLASVSLDSPVYEDGDRRFADVIPDDAPLPDEDVHASRLRDLLHKGLADLPEREAEIINRYFGLDVDDAESLEQVGKRFHISRERVRQLKDRALGRLREHMDIEEVAL
- a CDS encoding MerR family transcriptional regulator; this encodes MSKCDDGLMHIGKLAKEAGTTTRTVRYYEEMGLIYPECRSSGGFRCYSHEQLTRLRMILSLKEMEFDLEHIKVIIDKREQNKTAGELAHDILEDLNERLKEVEEQIEHYKHIRKTLTQTIASICACLPCDLRVEERLCPACQTLNQSTCQSVPFFHSTPTVETLELKL
- a CDS encoding phosphoribosylaminoimidazolecarboxamide formyltransferase, with the translated sequence MSQDGLTLRYGCNPHQSDARAYSPSGKLPFTVLNGAPGYINLLDALNSWQLVRELKEVLNLPAAASFKHLSPAGAAVAVPISDALQRAYFVDDLDLSPLATAYARARGADRLSSFGDWVALSDEVDQPTARLLSREVSDGIIAPGYQPEAFDILKKKKGGSYPILQMDESYAPAGPESRDVFGIVLEQTRNTKAINTDILTNIVTKNKEVSPESERDMLVATLVLKYTQSNSMCFAFDGQVIGNGAGQQNRLACTEIAAGKAEAWYLRQHPDILNFKFRRGLKRPEKINAIEAYLRGNMTREERRIWEGCFDTVPSPLKEKARRGWIGQMDEIVLSSDAFIPFRDNIDRAARTGVKYVVETGGSVRDDDVIAACDEYGMLLVMTGVRLFHH